From Rutidosis leptorrhynchoides isolate AG116_Rl617_1_P2 chromosome 3, CSIRO_AGI_Rlap_v1, whole genome shotgun sequence, a single genomic window includes:
- the LOC139897736 gene encoding serine/arginine-rich SC35-like splicing factor SCL30A, translating to MGGRSYSPSPPPRGGGGHGRRGRSPSPRGRYGGGGGGGSRRGRDADLPTSLLVRNLRHDCRPEDLKRPFGQFGPLKDIYLPRDYYSGEPRGFGFVQFLEPADAAEAKYQMDGQTFQGRQLTVVFAEENRKKPTDMRFRERRGGGRFNDRRRSPPPRYSRSPPPRYARSRSHSREYSPPPKRNKHARSISPRDKRRSYSQSPVRERSPPYDGPARSRSRSPVADRSPPYDGSGSRSPSRSPPPRDRSPVRERRAPREPSRSRSPDERDYPRGGGADRDRSVSP from the exons ATGGGTGGAAGGAGCTACTCTCCGTCACCTCCTCCTAGAGGTGGTGGTGGTCATGGGAGGAGAGGAAGGAGCCCTAGTCCGAGGGGCCGCTATGGTGGCGGCGGCGGTGGTGGCAGCAGACGTGGTCGTGATGCTGATCTTCCGACCAGTCTTCTAGTTCGTAATCTTCGTCATGATTGCCG GCCTGAAGATTTAAAGAGGCCATTTGGACAATTTGGTCCGCTGAAGGATATCTATTTGCCAAGGGATTATTACAGCGG GGAACCGCGAGGGTTTGGGTTTGTTCAATTTTTAGAACCTGCTGATGCTGCAGAAGCTAAGTACCAGATGGATGGTCAGACTTTTCAAGGGCGGCAGCTAACTGTTGTTTTTGCTGAAGAGAACCGCAAGAAGCCAACCGACATGCGATTTCGGGAACGCAG AGGCGGTGGTCGGTTTAATGATCGTAGGCGGTCACCACCACCACGTTACTCTCGGTCACCTCCTCCTCGCTATGCTCGATCACGATCCCATAGCCGGGAGTACTCTCCTCCTCCAAAGAGAAATAAGCACGCGAG GTCTATTTCACCTAGAGATAAAAGGCGGTCGTACTCACAATCTCCTGTTAGAGAGCGGTCTCCGCCTTATGACGGTCCCGCCAGGAGCCGCAGTCGAAGTCCTGTTGCTGACAGGTCTCCACCCTACGATGGCTCTGGGTCTAGGAGCCCAAGCCGAAGCCCTCCACCAAGGGACCGTAGTCCTGTAAGGGAGCGGCGAGCACCAAGGGAACCTAGCCGTAGTCGTAGCCCTGATGAACGTGATTACCCTAGGGGTGGTGGAGCTGACAGGGACCGTTCTGTTAGCCCTTGA